CGTATCACGATACAGTCGGCGTCGCGGTCGGTGAGCGCATCCAGAACCGTCGCACGGCAAGCGGGGCGGTCTTCGAGCGTTCCCCGTCCCGAACAGTCGTTCGAATCGACGACCAACGTCGTGCCGTCGAACGAGGGGTCACAGCGGCAGTCACGGTCGTCGGTGGATTTCGACAGTGGGTTCCACATGGTCGCCCGTGGTCGCGTCTTCCGATTTAAAGCTCAGCCGCCGGAACGACGAGGACGGTGCGCTTCCCGCGATACTCGACCAACAACAGCGCGACGTCGATTCGGTCGGGTGCGCGAACGACGAGCGGCGTTCCGTCCGGTTCGACCGACCATTCGTGGTCGGCGTCCGTCGTTGCGACGCGCACGTCGAACGGGACGTGTCGAACGTGGGTCGTGCCGCCGACGCGATAGGCGAGCACGTCCCCGGATTCGTCCTTCGGAATTCGTCCGTTTTCGGGAACGCCGCCGACCGCGACGAACTCGATAGTCCCGGTCGTCGCCGATTCGGCGGGGAGCGATAGCGAAACCACTCTACGTGCGCCGAGCGAGTCGAGGGTGTTCGATTCGCCGTCGTCCTCGAAGGGAACGGCGTTTTCGTCCGCGAGGTCGGTCATCGAGCGGGAAACGGTCGTCACCGCCGATTCTGCGTGGTACTCCGCGCGATTAGTTCGTGCGTGGTCGATTGCGGGGAGGGAGACGCTACAGAGTGCGACCGCGAGCACCACCGCGAGAACTGTCCGGACGCTCACAGCAGTTCCCGGAGACGCGTCGTCAACGAGCGTTCGTTCGATTCGGCGTGATCGTCGGGACGCGCCGATTCGAGGGGCGGAATTTCGGAGCGAGATCGTCGGTCAGCGTCGGAACTCTGCCCCGGGGGAGTTCGATTGAAATCGGTGTGGGAGGGACGGGAATTGCAGGACTCGTGCGTTTCGAGTCGTTCCTGACACTCCTCGGCCGTCGCAAGCGCGGCGTCGGCCCGCCGTTCAACGTCGGCGTTGACGGCACGAACGTCGCCGACGTAGCCACGGAGCGCCAAAATGGCGGCTTCGAGTTCGTCCTGTTTCGCTTCGAGTTCGTCGAGGCGTGCCGTGAGTTCGGTGGTCGTCCTCCGGAGTTCCGCGTCGTCCTGTAACTCGGGTATCTCGCCGTCGGTCACCGTTCGTTCGAGAATGGACACGCGCTCGGAGAGTGTTTCGAAGTCGGGCATCGACGGGATTGGTCGCGAATCGGTATTTAAAATTTCAGGGACAGTTCGACACCCATCGACTTCCAGTGAGGATCGAGGGGGCACATTTTTTGCCCGAAATCCTCCGTTTGGATTACGTCGGAAAACTTATGGGTCATGGTTCATTTCAATCCGCCATGAAAGTCGTCCTGATTGGTGTCGGTCAAGCGGGTGGGAAGCTGACACAGAGGCTCGCCGAATTCGACGCGAGCATGGATTTCGATGCGGTGCAAGGTGCGTTGGCCATCAACTCGGCAAAGACGGATTTACAGTCACTCGATGTAGATACCGTTCTCATCGGACAGGACCGGGTGAAGGGTCACGGTGTCGGTGGCGATAACGAACTCGGTGCCGAAGTGATGCAAGACGACGCTGGCGAAGTGATGAACTCCCTCGACGGACGGATCACAGCGCGGGCGGACGCCCTCTTCGTCGTCGCCGGACTCGGCGGCGGGACCGGAAGCGGCGGCGCGCCGGTGCTGATCCACGAACTCCAACAGATTTACGAGATTCCCGTGTACGCACTCGGCGTCCTCCCGGGACGGGGCGAAGGTTCGATGTACCAGGCCAACGCCGGTCGTTCGCTGAAAACCGTCGTCCGCGAGGCCGACGCGACGCTTCTCATCGACAACGACGCGTGGCACGAGTCGGGTCAGAGCGTCGGCGAAGCGTTCGAGAGCATCAACCAGCAAATCGCCCAACGTGTCGGCTTACTCCTCGCATCCGGGGAGGCGGTCGAAGGCGTCGGCGAGAGCGTCGTGGATTCGAGCGAGGTCATCAACACGCTTCGCTCGGGCGGCGTCGCGGCGCTCGGCTACGCCAGTGCGGGTGCCAGTGAGGACAGCGCCGAGAACATCAACACCGTGACGAGCAACACGCGGCAGGCGATCCTGAGCAACCTCAGCATGCCGAAAGCGACGGACGCCGACTCCGCGCTCCTCGTCGTCGCCGGGGATTCGGACAGGATTCCACGGAAGGGTGTCGAGAAGGCGCGCAAGTGGCTCGAAGGCGAAACCGGGAGTCTACAGGTCCGTGGCGGGGACTTCCCACTCGACAGCGAACGACTCGCGTCGTTGGTCCTCCTCGGCGGCGTCGAACGCTCGCCGCGCATGCAGGAGTTCATGGAACGCGCGAAGGAGGCGAACAAACAGGAAGAGCGCACGGAAGCCCCGGCCGAGATGTTCCACAACGACCAACTCGACGACTTGTTCTGAGGAGCTTTTTCCTATTCGCACTCGTCCCGGACCAACGCCTCGATACGGTCCAGACCGAGTTCGATTCGGTCGAGACCGTTGGCGAAACTCAGTCGCAGATAGCCTTCCCCGCGTCGCTGAACGCGCCGCCGGGTGCGGTGACGACGCCGTAATCGGACAGGAGGCGCTCGGCGATGTCGAAACTCGATCCGTCCAGTTCGCTCACATCGAGGAAGGCGTAAAAAGCACCTTCCGGGCGTGGGCAGGAGATGTGTGGAATCTCCGCGACGCGCTCGGTCAGGTAATCGCGGCGTTCGCGGAACGCGGCGTGCATCTCGCGGACCGGTTCCTGCGTCCCGGTTATGGCCGCGAGTGCGGCCTGCTGGCCGACGCTCGATGGGCAGGCGGTCGTACTCTCTCCGACCTGTGTGGCGGCCTCGACGACGGACTCCGGTCGACGAGCCATCCCATCCGCCACCCCGTCATGGAGTAGGTTTTCGAGCAGGAATCGACCGTCAGGAGGCCGTCGTAGTCGGTGTACGAGGAGATGCGGCGGTATTCATCGTCGTACGTCAACCGGGCGTACACCTCATCCGCGATGACGTAGGCGTCGTGTTCCGCCGCCGCATCGACGACCGCTTTCACGGCGTCCTCGCCGTAGACACGGCCGGTGGGGTTCGAGGGCGTCGTCAGAATCACCGCGGCGGTGTCGTCGTTCATGTGGTCGATGATCCGCTCGGCGTCGAGGTCGAACCTGTCCTCGGCCAGGAGCGGGACCTTCACCGGTTCGGCGTCCGCGAGGACGACCTGATTCTCGTAGTTCGGCCACACCGGCGTCGGGAGGATTACCTCGTCGCCGGGGTCCGCGATGGCCAGAATCGCCAACGCCAACGCTTCCATTCCGCCGTTCGTGACCGTCACTTCCTCGGGAGCGAACGAAACACCCGTCTCCGACTCCATCCGTTCCGCGATTGCGGCGCGGAGCTCGGGGATTCCCGCCCCGGAGGTGTAATG
The genomic region above belongs to Haladaptatus sp. R4 and contains:
- a CDS encoding tubulin/FtsZ family protein, which gives rise to MKVVLIGVGQAGGKLTQRLAEFDASMDFDAVQGALAINSAKTDLQSLDVDTVLIGQDRVKGHGVGGDNELGAEVMQDDAGEVMNSLDGRITARADALFVVAGLGGGTGSGGAPVLIHELQQIYEIPVYALGVLPGRGEGSMYQANAGRSLKTVVREADATLLIDNDAWHESGQSVGEAFESINQQIAQRVGLLLASGEAVEGVGESVVDSSEVINTLRSGGVAALGYASAGASEDSAENINTVTSNTRQAILSNLSMPKATDADSALLVVAGDSDRIPRKGVEKARKWLEGETGSLQVRGGDFPLDSERLASLVLLGGVERSPRMQEFMERAKEANKQEERTEAPAEMFHNDQLDDLF